In one Methanobrevibacter arboriphilus genomic region, the following are encoded:
- a CDS encoding dihydroorotate dehydrogenase has protein sequence MLKTELCGIQFQNPLILAAGVMGSTASSLNLILESGAGGVVTKSFSINPNKGYKNPTTVAVKGGIINAIGLSSPGVKNFKNELKLINKKNRNGDENISIASIYGSNSDEFGYMVNEIESLVDMIELNVSCPHAMTGCGAAIGQDPDLTYEVVKASKNATSSNTPIIAKLTPNVTDLTQIAKSAEKAGADAITLINSVGPGMKIDINAGTPILSNKFGGMSGPAIKPIAIRCVYDAYANCNIPIIGVGGISNYEDVVEFLYAGASAVQIGTSIMYEGIGIFSKIKDKLKFFMKENDFKSIDEMIGYSNKG, from the coding sequence ATGCTTAAAACAGAATTATGTGGAATCCAATTTCAAAATCCTCTAATATTAGCTGCAGGAGTCATGGGGAGTACTGCCTCTTCCTTAAACTTGATTTTAGAATCTGGTGCTGGAGGCGTTGTAACAAAATCTTTTTCAATAAATCCTAACAAAGGTTATAAAAATCCAACAACAGTTGCAGTAAAAGGAGGAATTATAAATGCTATTGGTCTTTCAAGTCCAGGTGTCAAAAACTTCAAAAATGAATTAAAACTTATTAACAAGAAAAATAGGAATGGAGATGAAAACATATCTATTGCCTCTATCTATGGTTCAAATTCTGATGAATTTGGATATATGGTGAATGAAATAGAGTCTCTTGTTGATATGATTGAATTAAATGTTTCTTGCCCTCATGCAATGACTGGATGCGGTGCAGCTATTGGTCAAGACCCTGATCTCACATATGAAGTTGTTAAAGCTTCAAAAAACGCAACATCTTCAAATACTCCAATTATAGCTAAACTTACACCTAATGTCACCGATCTTACCCAAATAGCAAAGTCTGCTGAAAAAGCTGGTGCTGATGCAATAACTCTTATTAATTCAGTTGGTCCTGGAATGAAAATTGATATAAATGCTGGAACCCCAATTCTTTCAAATAAATTTGGTGGAATGTCTGGTCCAGCTATTAAGCCTATAGCTATCAGATGCGTTTATGATGCTTATGCAAATTGTAACATTCCAATAATAGGTGTTGGAGGAATATCTAATTATGAAGATGTGGTTGAATTTTTATATGCAGGAGCATCAGCTGTTCAAATTGGAACATCAATAATGTATGAAGGAATAGGTATATTTTCAAAAATAAAAGATAAGTTAAAATTTTTCATGAAAGAAAATGATTTTAAATCTATTGATGAAATGATAGGATATTCTAATAAAGGATAA
- a CDS encoding NOP5/NOP56 family protein, producing the protein MEIYITSSIAGFIALDEKLNIIDYNLFKEDDIPLNFVKIENNEILTEEIDLIRGLIKNNDNIIIESNIRLSNYISYLGTEYKDKIHIQTPNRGGNYLRSNLENVLCEIGFFDSEKLDNSKRLNNKSKLISIYNKIAIFKMKESSKEEDKLVIQAINSIDEIDESISKLIERLREWNVIHFPEIDIIQNNESFINLIADNDREKIIESPPDIILKNNEIDIENGSSGADIEVEDIEMINNFAKSIQSLQKTRNKTEGYIDKKMEKLAPNLRDLLGSSLAAKLIAHIGGIKNLSMYSASTIQIMGAEKALFRHLKTGERPPKHGLIFQHPQVRTNNWWIRGKIARTLALKISLAVRKDVFSGEFDPSISESFLERVEEIKKDNPFPKKTTKRRKEERNFEKGKKSKSYKKTKKQKKKKFKNKKRKKK; encoded by the coding sequence ATGGAAATTTATATTACAAGTTCTATTGCAGGTTTCATAGCTCTTGATGAAAAATTAAATATAATTGATTATAATCTTTTTAAAGAAGATGATATACCTTTAAATTTTGTTAAAATAGAAAATAATGAAATTTTAACTGAAGAAATTGATTTAATAAGAGGATTGATCAAAAATAATGATAATATAATCATTGAAAGTAATATAAGGCTTTCTAATTATATTTCTTATTTAGGTACTGAATATAAAGATAAAATTCATATCCAGACTCCAAATAGGGGAGGAAATTACCTTAGGTCAAATTTAGAGAATGTTCTATGTGAAATAGGTTTTTTTGACTCTGAAAAATTAGATAATTCTAAAAGATTAAATAATAAGTCTAAATTAATTTCAATTTATAACAAAATAGCTATTTTTAAAATGAAGGAATCTTCTAAAGAAGAAGATAAATTAGTTATTCAAGCAATTAATTCTATAGATGAAATTGATGAGTCTATTAGTAAACTAATAGAAAGACTTCGTGAATGGAATGTTATACATTTCCCTGAAATTGATATAATTCAAAATAATGAAAGTTTTATCAATTTAATTGCAGATAATGATAGAGAAAAAATTATTGAATCTCCTCCTGATATTATATTAAAAAATAATGAAATTGATATTGAAAATGGAAGTAGTGGTGCGGATATAGAAGTTGAAGACATAGAAATGATAAATAATTTTGCAAAATCAATTCAATCTCTTCAAAAAACAAGAAATAAAACAGAAGGATATATAGATAAAAAGATGGAAAAATTAGCTCCAAATTTAAGAGATTTACTTGGTTCTTCTTTAGCTGCAAAGCTAATTGCCCATATTGGAGGGATTAAAAATCTTTCGATGTATTCTGCATCTACTATTCAAATTATGGGGGCAGAAAAAGCTCTATTTAGACACCTTAAAACAGGAGAAAGACCTCCTAAACATGGGCTGATTTTCCAGCATCCTCAGGTAAGAACAAATAATTGGTGGATTAGAGGAAAAATAGCTAGAACTTTAGCTTTGAAAATATCATTAGCTGTAAGAAAAGATGTATTTTCTGGAGAATTTGATCCAAGTATTTCTGAAAGTTTTCTTGAAAGAGTAGAAGAAATTAAAAAAGACAATCCTTTCCCAAAGAAGACAACAAAAAGAAGGAAAGAGGAAAGAAATTTTGAGAAAGGAAAAAAATCTAAATCATATAAGAAAACTAAAAAACAAAAAAAGAAAAAATTCAAGAATAAAAAAAGAAAAAAGAAGTAA
- a CDS encoding fibrillarin-like rRNA/tRNA 2'-O-methyltransferase — translation MNIYIKDDEIATENIVPGKRVYGEQLFEKDNLEYRFWNPTRSKLAAAYLNGLENLNIDEQSEILYLGASTGTTVSHISDIAKDGFIYALEFSPVSMRKLVRLCEKRPNIAPILGDATKPKKYLNLVSKVDLVYCDVAQPNQTDAFIDNMNLFLKKDGFGIIMIKSRSIDVNQKPQKIFKQEEKKLKEKGFKIVEKVKLEPYEKDHICFLVKNIF, via the coding sequence ATGAATATTTATATTAAAGATGATGAAATAGCAACTGAAAATATTGTTCCTGGGAAAAGAGTATATGGAGAGCAGCTATTTGAAAAAGATAATTTAGAATACAGATTTTGGAATCCAACTCGTTCTAAATTAGCTGCAGCATATCTTAATGGGCTTGAAAATTTGAATATTGATGAACAATCAGAAATTTTATATCTTGGAGCTTCCACTGGAACTACAGTATCTCATATATCGGATATAGCAAAAGATGGTTTTATTTATGCATTAGAATTTTCACCAGTAAGTATGCGAAAATTAGTCCGTTTATGTGAAAAACGTCCAAATATCGCTCCAATTCTTGGAGATGCCACTAAACCAAAAAAATATCTTAATTTGGTTTCTAAAGTGGATTTAGTTTATTGTGATGTAGCTCAACCAAATCAAACTGATGCTTTTATAGATAATATGAATCTTTTTTTGAAAAAAGATGGTTTTGGAATTATAATGATTAAATCAAGGAGTATTGATGTTAATCAGAAACCACAAAAGATATTTAAACAAGAAGAAAAAAAATTAAAAGAAAAAGGGTTTAAAATAGTAGAAAAAGTTAAACTTGAGCCTTATGAAAAGGATCACATATGTTTTTTAGTTAAAAACATTTTTTAG
- a CDS encoding class I SAM-dependent methyltransferase: MKWKKIGRILIIDKNLEDDYIGKLDNLLKEHNVDTIAKVTGINGKMRKPSVQVLAGSKSTETIHKENGCLFKLDISKVMWSKGNTTERMRIANLVQDGEVIVDMFAGVGYFSIPIALHSNPKKVYSIEINPESYFYLNENIYLNKINHKSNKNLGYDVIKPILGDSALITPNISADRILMGYVKTTHNFLAPAVNSINSGGIIHYHETVPEKLMDKRPIKRIKKAAEDREVEILGNRIIKKYSPGVVHCVVDARIF, translated from the coding sequence ATGAAGTGGAAAAAAATAGGTAGAATACTTATCATTGATAAGAATTTAGAAGATGATTATATTGGAAAATTAGACAATCTTTTAAAGGAACATAATGTAGATACAATAGCTAAAGTTACAGGAATTAATGGAAAAATGAGAAAACCCTCTGTTCAAGTTTTAGCAGGGAGTAAATCTACTGAAACCATTCATAAAGAGAATGGTTGTTTGTTCAAACTTGACATATCTAAAGTTATGTGGTCAAAAGGCAATACAACCGAGAGAATGAGGATTGCAAATCTTGTTCAGGATGGTGAAGTAATTGTTGATATGTTTGCGGGAGTTGGCTATTTTTCAATACCTATTGCTCTTCATTCTAATCCAAAAAAGGTTTATTCTATTGAAATAAACCCAGAATCTTATTTTTATCTTAATGAAAATATATATTTAAATAAAATTAATCATAAATCTAATAAAAATTTAGGGTATGATGTAATAAAACCTATTTTGGGAGATTCTGCTTTAATAACTCCTAATATATCTGCAGATAGGATTTTAATGGGATATGTAAAAACAACCCATAATTTTTTAGCTCCAGCTGTAAATTCTATTAATTCTGGAGGAATTATTCATTATCATGAAACTGTTCCAGAAAAACTGATGGATAAACGTCCAATAAAAAGAATTAAAAAAGCTGCTGAAGATAGAGAAGTAGAAATATTAGGCAATAGGATTATAAAAAAATATTCTCCTGGAGTAGTTCATTGTGTTGTTGATGCGAGAATATTTTAA
- the mptA gene encoding GTP cyclohydrolase MptA produces the protein MVVCFPDTQDNMPKIPVHLTRVGVTGVKKLLKIERGQKRPIVLIPKFDAFVDLPSDQRGIHMSRSPEAISEVVEEVVNKSSVEIESLCAEIVKTMMEKHKYAKVAEVRMISDFMFVKKSPVTENKTQEMTKLIAKAVGYRNNDEFKIRKSIGAEVVGMTVCPCAQESVMEADRNKLLEFLDEETTQKVVDTVTFASHNQRGIGTVIIEVPEHHVVRGEDIIQIIEDSMSSPVCELLKRPDENAVVMQAHKKPGFVEDCVRNMVEKIIQNYSHLPDDTLVTVRQVNEESIHRHNAFAEKISTMGDLKAEIEDN, from the coding sequence TTGGTAGTTTGTTTCCCAGATACACAAGATAATATGCCTAAAATCCCAGTTCATTTAACTCGTGTTGGAGTTACTGGGGTAAAAAAACTTTTAAAAATAGAAAGGGGTCAAAAAAGACCTATAGTTCTTATTCCTAAATTTGATGCTTTTGTTGATCTTCCAAGTGATCAACGTGGTATTCATATGTCTAGGAGTCCAGAAGCTATTAGTGAAGTTGTAGAAGAGGTTGTAAATAAGAGTTCTGTTGAGATTGAGTCACTATGTGCTGAAATTGTCAAGACAATGATGGAAAAACATAAATATGCTAAAGTGGCTGAAGTAAGAATGATCAGTGACTTCATGTTTGTGAAAAAATCTCCAGTCACTGAAAATAAAACTCAGGAAATGACAAAACTTATAGCAAAAGCGGTTGGTTATAGAAACAATGATGAATTTAAGATTAGAAAGAGTATTGGTGCAGAAGTTGTAGGAATGACTGTTTGTCCATGCGCACAAGAATCTGTAATGGAAGCTGATAGAAACAAGCTATTAGAATTCTTAGATGAAGAAACTACTCAAAAAGTAGTAGATACTGTTACTTTTGCTTCTCATAATCAAAGAGGTATTGGGACTGTTATAATAGAAGTTCCAGAGCATCATGTAGTTCGTGGAGAAGATATAATTCAAATTATTGAAGATTCTATGAGTTCTCCTGTCTGTGAGCTTCTTAAAAGACCTGATGAAAATGCTGTAGTTATGCAAGCACACAAAAAGCCTGGCTTTGTTGAGGATTGTGTTAGGAATATGGTTGAAAAGATTATTCAAAATTATTCTCATCTTCCAGATGACACATTAGTTACTGTTCGTCAAGTTAATGAAGAAAGTATTCATAGACATAATGCTTTTGCAGAGAAAATTTCTACTATGGGAGATTTAAAAGCAGAAATAGAAGATAATTAA
- a CDS encoding DUF2120 family protein has translation MVKLHKIAGQVMGFFEAFDGSRAALDTDRILIVRGRSSKNISIDDMESKLDELREHLQGIDVDVVSEEAAKLINRMDEQIRASVSVQGDTDSNGIMRMTKSLEAMNLFVKFRLMNLNHSGVFVVTWKDKANVGPLFVEVVVSDDEKE, from the coding sequence ATGGTAAAACTACATAAAATCGCAGGGCAAGTAATGGGATTTTTTGAAGCTTTTGATGGTTCAAGAGCAGCTTTAGATACTGATAGAATTTTAATTGTCAGAGGAAGATCATCAAAAAATATATCTATTGATGATATGGAATCAAAATTGGATGAATTGAGAGAACATCTTCAGGGAATTGATGTTGATGTGGTATCTGAAGAAGCAGCAAAACTTATAAATAGGATGGATGAACAAATAAGGGCTAGTGTTTCTGTTCAAGGTGATACTGATTCTAATGGAATAATGAGGATGACAAAATCATTAGAAGCTATGAATTTATTTGTAAAATTTAGATTAATGAATTTAAATCATTCTGGAGTATTTGTTGTTACTTGGAAGGATAAAGCTAATGTAGGTCCATTGTTTGTTGAAGTTGTAGTTTCTGATGATGAGAAAGAATGA
- the cofG gene encoding 7,8-didemethyl-8-hydroxy-5-deazariboflavin synthase subunit CofG — translation MIFNVSKSKLEKGNLTKDEIISLLNTNQNDIIDLMAIANSKRENNNITYSKNIFIPLTEICRNYCGYCTFRKDPNDNNAIILKDKTEITFQLKNAEKYGCKEALFTFGEQADQEKVVKIALKEKGFENMNEYIYDICESTLKNTKLLPHTNAGVLSYEEMKSLKEVNVSMGMMLENSSDRLRTIEAHINSPGKDPKVRIDTIAEAGRLKIPYTTGILIGIGETKEEIADSLLTIKNLNDKYGHIQEIIIQNFRSKKGIPMEKNPEPSLLDMIRTVSVAKLLFSDVSIQVPPNLNYETNQVFLLCGADDWGGISPITKDYVNPDSPWPEIDHMRNLTKDAGLNLKERLPIYNKYINETYLNDELLHRTLELKKSLN, via the coding sequence ATGATTTTTAATGTTTCTAAATCCAAATTAGAAAAAGGAAATTTAACAAAAGATGAAATTATAAGTCTTTTGAATACTAATCAGAATGATATTATTGATTTAATGGCTATAGCTAATTCAAAAAGAGAAAATAATAATATCACTTACTCTAAAAATATTTTTATTCCTTTAACTGAGATTTGTAGGAATTATTGTGGGTATTGTACTTTTAGAAAAGACCCTAATGATAATAATGCCATTATTTTAAAAGATAAAACAGAAATTACTTTTCAACTTAAAAATGCAGAAAAATATGGATGTAAAGAGGCTTTATTTACTTTTGGTGAACAAGCAGATCAAGAAAAAGTTGTAAAAATAGCATTAAAAGAAAAGGGCTTTGAAAACATGAATGAATACATTTATGATATTTGTGAAAGTACTTTAAAAAATACAAAACTCCTCCCACATACTAATGCTGGTGTTTTAAGCTATGAAGAGATGAAATCTTTAAAAGAAGTAAATGTTTCAATGGGGATGATGCTTGAAAATTCATCTGACAGACTTAGAACTATTGAAGCTCACATAAATAGTCCTGGTAAAGATCCTAAAGTTAGAATTGATACTATAGCTGAAGCAGGTCGGTTAAAAATTCCTTATACAACAGGGATATTAATTGGAATTGGGGAAACAAAAGAAGAAATTGCTGATTCTTTACTTACAATTAAAAATTTAAATGATAAATATGGCCATATACAGGAGATTATAATTCAAAATTTTAGATCTAAAAAAGGTATTCCAATGGAAAAAAACCCAGAACCTTCTTTATTAGATATGATTAGGACTGTTTCGGTAGCTAAATTATTGTTTTCTGATGTTTCTATTCAAGTTCCTCCTAATCTTAATTATGAAACAAATCAGGTATTCTTATTATGTGGTGCTGATGATTGGGGAGGAATTTCTCCAATAACAAAAGATTATGTAAATCCTGATTCTCCTTGGCCTGAAATTGATCATATGCGTAATTTAACAAAAGATGCAGGTTTAAATCTTAAGGAAAGGTTGCCAATCTATAATAAATATATTAATGAAACATATTTAAATGATGAACTTTTGCACAGAACTTTAGAATTAAAAAAATCATTAAATTAA
- a CDS encoding TIGR00269 family protein gives MTILKKDDFNKKIFSKIENLIVQYNLIENGDNIAIALSGGKDSVLTLHSLVKYQNISNIDFDLTAISVDEGIRGYRHHGIDSAIKNTEKLGVDLIQKSFYEEVGFTLDDIYHHFKSACIPCGVFRRNILNKTAFEIGADKIATGHNLDDEIQSFLMSFSRADTVKFSKFGPMLSMIHPKLIPRIKPLWNTSEKDVGTWAVMNNIDIHLDECPYSSISLRGKTKNFLNQTESKNPGTKENIMESFKKMMLNIKTPKNNINECKKCGEPSSGLICKACEIIDLIDSS, from the coding sequence ATGACTATTTTAAAGAAAGATGATTTTAATAAGAAGATATTTTCTAAGATAGAAAATCTAATAGTTCAATATAATCTTATTGAAAATGGGGATAATATAGCTATTGCTCTTTCTGGTGGAAAAGATAGTGTTTTAACATTACATTCATTAGTCAAATATCAAAATATATCTAATATTGATTTTGATTTAACTGCTATTTCAGTTGATGAGGGTATTAGAGGTTATCGTCATCATGGTATTGATTCTGCTATAAAAAATACTGAAAAACTTGGAGTAGATCTTATACAAAAGTCATTTTATGAAGAAGTAGGTTTTACCTTAGATGATATTTATCATCATTTTAAAAGTGCATGCATTCCTTGTGGTGTTTTTAGAAGAAATATTCTTAATAAAACAGCTTTTGAAATTGGTGCAGATAAAATAGCTACAGGCCATAATCTTGATGATGAAATTCAATCATTTTTAATGAGTTTTTCTAGAGCAGATACAGTTAAATTCTCTAAATTTGGGCCAATGCTCAGCATGATTCATCCGAAGCTTATTCCTAGAATTAAACCTCTTTGGAACACTTCTGAAAAAGATGTTGGAACTTGGGCAGTAATGAATAATATTGATATTCATCTTGATGAATGTCCTTATTCGAGTATTTCACTTAGGGGAAAAACAAAGAATTTTCTTAATCAAACAGAATCTAAAAATCCTGGAACTAAAGAAAATATAATGGAGTCTTTTAAAAAAATGATGTTGAATATCAAGACTCCAAAAAATAATATTAATGAATGTAAAAAATGTGGAGAACCTAGTTCTGGGCTAATATGTAAAGCTTGTGAGATAATCGATCTTATTGATAGTAGTTAG
- a CDS encoding hemolysin family protein — protein MYDTILEIIIILILIVLNGVLAMSELAIVSSRRSKLQQMANEGKKHAKTVIELIDDPNQFLSTIQIGITLIGILAGAFGGATLAEPLSQNLTFLGDYANGASVIIVVLIITYLSLVIGELVPKRIALNNPENIAVRVAKYMKILSKVCGPLVKVLSSSTNFILKIIGSSESKDSIVTEDEIKMLIEEGIEDGTIEKEEEDIIKRVFRLDEQKVDMLMTPKNEIIWIDLEESLEESKKKIIESERSIFPVAEGDLDNLLGVAQAKDILSSIFKEENLNIKNYLKKPLIVPENLPSLDILKLFKENLEYVHIAIVVDEYGSVEGLITLNDILEGIVGDIPGIDEMDEPNAIERKDGSWLIDSGYSIDRFKELFEIEDLNEEEGNFTTLAGFILSYLNKIPETGEEFSWKNFDFEIVDMDGHHIDKILVIKNEIKNSEEETSEEKDN, from the coding sequence ATATATGATACGATATTAGAAATCATTATAATACTCATTTTAATAGTTTTAAATGGAGTATTAGCTATGTCAGAACTTGCAATTGTTTCTTCTAGAAGAAGTAAATTACAACAAATGGCAAACGAGGGTAAAAAACATGCTAAAACAGTTATAGAATTGATTGATGATCCTAATCAGTTTTTATCTACAATACAAATTGGAATCACATTGATCGGTATTTTAGCAGGTGCTTTTGGTGGAGCAACATTAGCAGAACCTTTATCTCAGAATTTAACATTTTTAGGAGATTATGCTAATGGAGCTAGTGTTATAATCGTCGTTTTAATAATTACATACTTATCATTAGTAATTGGAGAATTAGTTCCAAAAAGAATTGCTTTAAATAATCCTGAAAATATAGCAGTTCGTGTAGCTAAATACATGAAAATATTATCTAAAGTTTGTGGACCTCTTGTTAAAGTATTAAGTTCTTCAACAAATTTTATCTTAAAAATTATTGGATCTAGTGAATCAAAAGATAGCATAGTTACTGAAGATGAAATAAAAATGCTGATTGAAGAAGGGATAGAAGATGGAACAATTGAAAAAGAGGAAGAAGACATAATAAAAAGAGTTTTCCGTCTTGATGAACAAAAAGTAGATATGTTGATGACTCCAAAAAATGAAATTATTTGGATTGATCTTGAAGAATCTTTAGAAGAGTCAAAAAAGAAGATAATTGAAAGTGAAAGATCAATATTTCCAGTTGCAGAAGGAGATTTGGATAACTTATTAGGAGTAGCACAAGCAAAAGATATTCTTAGTTCAATATTTAAAGAAGAAAACTTAAATATTAAAAATTATTTGAAAAAGCCATTGATAGTACCAGAAAATCTTCCATCATTAGATATATTAAAATTGTTTAAAGAAAATCTCGAATATGTTCATATTGCTATTGTTGTTGATGAATATGGTAGTGTAGAAGGATTAATAACTTTAAATGATATATTAGAAGGTATTGTTGGAGATATTCCAGGTATTGATGAAATGGATGAACCTAATGCAATTGAAAGAAAGGATGGTTCATGGCTAATTGATAGTGGTTATTCTATTGATAGGTTCAAAGAACTTTTTGAGATTGAAGATTTAAACGAAGAAGAAGGGAATTTTACTACTCTAGCAGGTTTTATTCTTAGCTACCTTAATAAAATACCTGAAACTGGAGAAGAGTTTAGTTGGAAAAACTTCGATTTTGAAATAGTTGATATGGATGGACACCATATTGACAAAATACTAGTTATAAAAAATGAGATAAAAAATTCTGAAGAAGAAACATCTGAAGAAAAAGATAATTAG
- a CDS encoding DUF1922 domain-containing protein → MYFIFRCDCGRALYSKEGVATRKCVCGKSLKVKERRIFKKVESAEEASQAVQKMQEEIYGASVFKKANEIPKKRF, encoded by the coding sequence ATGTATTTTATTTTTCGTTGCGATTGTGGTAGAGCTTTATACTCAAAAGAGGGAGTAGCTACAAGAAAGTGTGTTTGTGGAAAATCTCTTAAAGTTAAAGAAAGAAGAATCTTTAAAAAAGTAGAATCAGCAGAAGAAGCTTCACAAGCAGTCCAAAAAATGCAAGAAGAAATTTATGGAGCCAGTGTATTCAAAAAAGCAAACGAAATTCCAAAAAAAAGATTTTGA
- a CDS encoding TraB/GumN family protein — MKRECLTIIGTAHVSQNSVEEVKNAIYEQNPEVVAIELDIGRYERLMKEQAGIEEDEEISVTNIIKENKVGLFVASGILTYIQSKIGEDVDVKPGSEMIGAIEAANEIGAKIALIDRDINITLQRALNEMSLWEKLKFMMSAVFSLFASDDDLKDIEDLKNQDTLDEVMEYFKEASPSAYKVLVKERDAYLANSILNIPEDHVIAVVGAGHKEGMEKYLDNPEKIPPIEDLTSIKKKSGIPWLKIILAAIPISFVVIFFLAFLNGINIENNLLEFVLIGGGTAFIGSILSGSKIQSAIVGFIVAPLTIIHPLLAAGWFSGLTEAKYRKVRRSDIAKLSKINSFKDLWNNNIFRILLVVIGTNLGVSIATLVILPSRVFIPLFLKIFGM, encoded by the coding sequence ATGAAAAGAGAATGTTTAACTATCATTGGAACAGCTCATGTTTCTCAAAATAGTGTTGAAGAAGTTAAAAATGCTATATATGAACAAAATCCAGAAGTAGTTGCAATAGAACTCGATATTGGAAGATATGAGCGTCTTATGAAAGAACAAGCAGGTATTGAGGAAGACGAAGAAATATCTGTAACCAATATAATTAAAGAAAATAAAGTAGGGCTATTTGTAGCTAGTGGAATTTTAACATATATCCAAAGTAAAATTGGAGAAGATGTTGATGTTAAGCCTGGTTCTGAAATGATTGGAGCAATAGAAGCAGCTAATGAAATAGGTGCAAAAATTGCTTTAATTGATCGAGATATTAACATAACACTTCAAAGGGCTTTAAATGAAATGTCCTTATGGGAAAAATTAAAATTTATGATGAGTGCAGTATTTTCATTATTTGCAAGTGATGATGATCTTAAAGATATTGAAGATTTGAAAAATCAAGACACTTTAGATGAAGTAATGGAATACTTTAAAGAAGCATCCCCAAGTGCTTATAAAGTTCTTGTTAAAGAAAGAGACGCTTATCTTGCAAATAGTATTTTAAATATACCAGAAGATCATGTGATAGCTGTAGTTGGAGCAGGACATAAGGAAGGAATGGAGAAGTACTTAGACAATCCTGAAAAAATTCCACCAATAGAAGATTTAACTAGTATTAAAAAAAAAAGTGGAATTCCATGGCTTAAAATTATATTAGCAGCTATTCCAATATCTTTTGTGGTGATATTTTTTCTTGCTTTTTTAAATGGAATAAATATAGAAAATAACCTGTTAGAATTTGTTTTAATAGGAGGAGGAACTGCTTTTATTGGATCTATACTCTCTGGATCAAAAATACAATCTGCAATAGTTGGTTTCATTGTTGCACCTCTTACAATAATACACCCTCTTCTTGCTGCAGGTTGGTTTTCTGGATTAACTGAAGCAAAATATAGAAAGGTTAGAAGAAGTGATATTGCTAAGTTAAGTAAAATTAATAGTTTTAAAGACCTTTGGAACAATAATATATTCAGAATATTATTAGTTGTTATTGGGACAAATTTAGGTGTTAGTATTGCTACTTTGGTTATATTACCCTCTAGAGTTTTTATTCCGTTATTTTTAAAAATCTTTGGAATGTAA
- the comB gene encoding 2-phosphosulfolactate phosphatase codes for MEVTLNLEKTSSKDISIMVDAFRASTSITLALDKFNEVIPTFTPEKAKEIAKEKNGMLAGERMGKALEGFDIGNSPVEINELNTKLKTLILTTSNGTRILENMKSTVLIGCFINARAVAKKSLILAKENNYRHIDVVMAGWKGNFAIEDFLASGEILYWIQKELYENHTTDEDFDISEYAQSAILASRDYKKLKEVIYNTKSSKRLKKLGYEKDIELSLKKNINNNVAIYNEGVLKLLK; via the coding sequence ATGGAAGTTACACTAAATCTTGAAAAAACAAGTTCAAAAGATATTTCTATAATGGTTGATGCTTTTAGAGCAAGTACTAGTATCACACTCGCTTTAGATAAATTTAATGAAGTTATACCTACATTCACACCTGAAAAAGCGAAAGAAATAGCAAAAGAAAAAAATGGAATGCTTGCAGGAGAACGTATGGGAAAAGCTTTGGAAGGCTTTGATATAGGAAATTCTCCAGTTGAGATAAATGAGTTAAATACTAAATTAAAAACCTTAATTTTGACTACAAGCAATGGAACAAGAATTTTAGAGAATATGAAATCTACCGTCCTTATAGGATGCTTTATAAATGCCAGAGCAGTAGCTAAAAAAAGTTTAATCTTAGCAAAAGAAAATAATTATAGACATATCGATGTAGTTATGGCTGGTTGGAAAGGTAATTTTGCAATTGAAGATTTTTTAGCTAGTGGTGAAATATTATACTGGATTCAAAAAGAATTATATGAAAACCACACCACGGATGAAGATTTTGATATTAGTGAATATGCTCAAAGTGCTATTTTAGCTAGTAGAGACTATAAAAAACTTAAAGAAGTCATCTATAACACAAAATCATCTAAAAGACTAAAAAAATTAGGGTACGAAAAAGACATAGAACTATCCCTTAAAAAAAATATTAATAATAATGTAGCAATATATAATGAAGGTGTCTTAAAGCTATTAAAATAA